One genomic region from Streptomyces sp. NBC_01431 encodes:
- a CDS encoding cystathionine gamma-synthase, with the protein MSHKHADDAVKNFETIAIHAGNTADPLTGAVVPPIYQVSTYKQDGVGGLRGGYEYSRSANPTRTALEENLAALEGGRRGLAFASGLAAEDCLLRTLLAPGDHVVIPNDAYGGTFRLFAKVVSRWGVEWSVADTSDPASVRAAVTDRTKVIWVETPSNPLLGITDIAAVAQVASDAGARLVVDNTFASPYLQQPLSLGADIVVHSLTKYMGGHSDVVGGALVTNSAEIGEELAYHQNAMGAVAGPFDSWLVLRGIKTLPVRMDRHSENAGKVAEMLTRHAKVTQVLYPGLPEHPGHDVAAKQMRAFGGMVSFRVEGGEQAAVEVCNRTKLFTLGESLGGVESLIEHPGRMTHASVAGSALEVPADLVRVSVGIENADDLLADLQQALG; encoded by the coding sequence ATGAGCCACAAGCACGCAGACGACGCGGTCAAGAACTTCGAGACCATCGCGATCCATGCCGGGAACACCGCGGATCCGCTGACCGGTGCGGTCGTCCCCCCGATCTACCAGGTCTCCACCTACAAGCAGGACGGCGTCGGCGGTCTGCGCGGCGGCTACGAGTACAGCCGCAGCGCCAACCCGACCCGGACCGCCCTCGAAGAGAACCTGGCGGCGCTGGAAGGCGGCCGGCGCGGCCTCGCCTTCGCCTCCGGTCTCGCCGCTGAGGACTGCCTGCTGCGTACGCTGCTCGCGCCCGGCGACCACGTGGTGATCCCGAACGACGCCTACGGCGGCACCTTCCGCCTGTTCGCGAAGGTCGTCTCGCGCTGGGGCGTCGAGTGGTCGGTCGCCGACACCTCCGACCCGGCATCGGTACGGGCCGCCGTCACCGACCGTACGAAGGTCATCTGGGTCGAGACGCCCTCCAACCCGCTGCTCGGCATCACCGACATCGCGGCGGTGGCCCAGGTCGCCTCCGACGCCGGTGCCCGGCTCGTCGTCGACAACACCTTCGCCAGCCCCTACCTCCAGCAGCCGCTCTCGCTCGGCGCGGACATCGTGGTCCACTCGCTCACGAAGTACATGGGCGGGCACTCCGACGTCGTGGGCGGCGCGCTCGTCACCAACTCGGCCGAGATCGGCGAGGAGTTGGCGTACCACCAGAACGCGATGGGCGCCGTCGCCGGGCCCTTCGACTCGTGGCTGGTGCTGCGCGGCATCAAGACGCTGCCGGTGCGCATGGACCGCCACAGCGAGAACGCGGGCAAGGTCGCCGAGATGCTGACCCGGCACGCCAAGGTCACCCAGGTCCTGTACCCGGGACTGCCCGAGCACCCGGGCCACGACGTCGCCGCCAAGCAGATGCGCGCCTTCGGCGGCATGGTCTCCTTCCGCGTCGAGGGCGGCGAGCAGGCGGCGGTCGAGGTCTGCAACCGTACGAAGCTGTTCACGCTCGGCGAGTCCCTCGGCGGTGTCGAGTCGCTGATCGAGCACCCGGGCCGTATGACGCAC
- the msrA gene encoding peptide-methionine (S)-S-oxide reductase MsrA: MIFGRRTPELPTPEQALKGRPEPEFTVPSRHTVLGNPLVGPYPEGLEVADFGMGCFWGAERKFWQTPGVWTTLVGYQGGSTVNPAYEEVCSGLTGHTEAVRVVYDPALVSYEQLLKVFWENHDPTQGFRQGNDVGTQYRSAIYTHSPAQAATAQSSREAYQKVLTASGHGTITTELLPAQGRPFYAAEPYHQQYLDKNPAGYCGIGGTGVKLGDPFETNWGASCPTGIAPADD, encoded by the coding sequence ATGATCTTCGGCCGCCGCACGCCCGAGCTGCCCACCCCCGAGCAGGCCCTCAAAGGCCGCCCGGAGCCCGAGTTCACCGTCCCCTCCCGGCACACCGTGCTGGGCAACCCGCTGGTCGGCCCGTACCCCGAGGGGCTTGAGGTCGCGGACTTCGGGATGGGCTGCTTCTGGGGAGCCGAGCGCAAGTTCTGGCAGACCCCGGGGGTGTGGACGACGCTGGTCGGCTACCAGGGCGGGAGCACGGTGAACCCCGCGTACGAGGAGGTCTGCTCGGGTCTGACCGGGCACACCGAGGCGGTCCGGGTGGTGTACGACCCGGCACTCGTCTCGTACGAGCAGCTCCTGAAGGTGTTCTGGGAGAACCACGACCCGACGCAGGGCTTCCGCCAGGGCAACGACGTGGGCACCCAGTACCGCTCGGCGATCTACACCCACTCCCCGGCCCAGGCCGCCACGGCCCAGTCCTCCCGCGAGGCCTACCAGAAGGTACTGACCGCCTCGGGCCACGGCACGATCACGACCGAGCTGCTGCCTGCACAGGGGCGCCCGTTCTATGCCGCGGAGCCTTATCACCAGCAGTATCTGGACAAGAATCCGGCGGGGTACTGCGGAATCGGGGGGACGGGGGTCAAGCTGGGTGACCCGTTCGAGACGAACTGGGGGGCGTCCTGCCCGACGGGGATCGCTCCCGCCGACGACTGA